The Ooceraea biroi isolate clonal line C1 chromosome 11, Obir_v5.4, whole genome shotgun sequence genome includes a region encoding these proteins:
- the LOC105275377 gene encoding secretin receptor isoform X4 yields MEIHRNADIDRIQELMYKTLHLESQRCNNGNVVTTGWCPEIWDEILCWNSTPPGQLVVQHCPFYFVGFDGHAFASRQCMSSGQWYWNSKTQNTWSNYSQCYPEQLVTVLMNITDMQANNVTLLKKFFPVVKTISKLGYTISLFTLIIAFCILATINLSPIGRRKLRCPRNILHMHLFASFVMRAFMALLKDMLFVYGIGLADVLIKDGDNYWLVDEKENNWHCKMFTSLWQYFILANYFWILMEGIYLHNLIFLALLTDTNSSIARYVASGWGLPAVFVLPWVISRIILEDTYCWTTNVKPYLFLFIRVPTMATILINFVLFINIVRVLLMKLKSTMSEETERYKRWARSTLVLVPLFGVHYAFFLGMSYSIGMDENVEAVWLFCDQLFASFQGFFVAVLFCFLNGEVRTEVSRTFRSKWPRIRGIRWGPRQSTHSVSTCSCNNVSKSGDRRYSRMPKWWKSSWKTPSFLFQDRSIRRSTHSMMLEREEVV; encoded by the exons ATGGAAATTCAT AGGAATGCAGATATCGACCGGATCCAGGAATTGATGTATAAAACGCTCCACCTGGAAAGCCAGCGTTGTAATAATGGGAATGTCGTGACAACAG GATGGTGCCCCGAGATTTGGGACGAGATACTGTGCTGGAACTCAACGCCACCCGGACAACTGGTAGTTCAGCACTGTCCCTTTTACTTCGTGGGTTTCGACGGTCAC GCATTTGCATCGAGGCAATGCATGTCGAGTGGTCAGTGGTATTGGAACTCCAAGACTCAAAATACATGGAGCAATTACAGCCAGTGCTACCCGGAACAACTCGTCACCGTCTTGATGAATATAACGGATATGCAGGCAAACAACGTTACTCTCCTAAAG AAATTCTTCCCGGTTGTGAAGACCATCTCAAAACTTGGTTACACGATCTCGCTGTTCACTCTCATCATTGCGTTCTGCATTTTGGCTACTATCAA TTTGTCTCCCATCGGACGTAGGAAATTGCGATGTCCACggaatatattacacatgcaCCTGTTCGCCTCGTTCGTGATGCGAGCCTTCATGGCGCTACTGAAGGACATGCTCTTCGTGTACGGCATCGGACTGGCGGACGTCCTCATCAAAGACGGCGATAATTACTGGCTGGTTGACGAGAAGGAGAACAATTGGCACTGCAAGATGTTCACCAGTCTATGGCAGTACTTTATCCTGGCCAACTATTTCTGGATCCTGATGGAGGGTATATACTTGCACAATCTGATCTTCCTCGCGCTCTTAACAGACACCAATTCCAGTATCGCCCGTTACGTCGCCTCCGGATGGG GTCTGCCTGCTGTGTTTGTCTTACCTTGGGTAATTTCGAGGATTATACTTGAGGATACATATTGCTGGACGACCAATGTAAAACCTTACCTGTTTCTGTTCATACGGGTACCAACGATGGCCACTATTCTG ATCAATTTCGTGCTATTTATCAACATCGTGAGGGTACTGCTGATGAAACTCAAGTCCACCATGTCGGAGGAAACGGAAAGATACAA aCGGTGGGCCAGAAGCACGTTAGTCCTGGTGCCGCTCTTCGGAGTCCATTACGCGTTTTTCCTCGGGATGTCATATAGCATTGGCATGGATGAAAACGTGGAGGCCGTGTGGCTCTTTTGTGATCAATTGTTTGCATCTTTTCAG GGCTTCTTTGTGGCGGTACTTTTCTGTTTCCTAAATGGCGAAGTGAGGACTGAAGTGTCGAGGACATTTCGTAGCAAGTGGCCGCGCATCCGTGGCATACGATGGGGCCCGAGGCAGTCGACACACTCGGTCAGCACATGCAGTTGCAATAACGTCTCAAAGTCTGGCGATCGGCGATACTCAAGAATGCCCAAATGGTGGAAGTCCAGTTGGAAGACGCCGTCCTTCCTGTTCCAAGATCGCAGCATTCGTCGGTCCACCCACTCGATG ATGTTGGAACGAGAGGAGGTAGTTTAG
- the LOC105275377 gene encoding secretin receptor isoform X1 has protein sequence MEIHRNADIDRIQELMYKTLHLESQRCNNGNVVTTGWCPEIWDEILCWNSTPPGQLVVQHCPFYFVGFDGHAFASRQCMSSGQWYWNSKTQNTWSNYSQCYPEQLVTVLMNITDMQANNVTLLKKFFPVVKTISKLGYTISLFTLIIAFCILATINLSPIGRRKLRCPRNILHMHLFASFVMRAFMALLKDMLFVYGIGLADVLIKDGDNYWLVDEKENNWHCKMFTSLWQYFILANYFWILMEGIYLHNLIFLALLTDTNSSIARYVASGWGLPAVFVLPWVISRIILEDTYCWTTNVKPYLFLFIRVPTMATILINFVLFINIVRVLLMKLKSTMSEETERYKRWARSTLVLVPLFGVHYAFFLGMSYSIGMDENVEAVWLFCDQLFASFQGFFVAVLFCFLNGEVRTEVSRTFRSKWPRIRGIRWGPRQSTHSVSTCSCNNVSKSGDRRYSRMPKWWKSSWKTPSFLFQDRSIRRSTHSMASTQDVGTRGGSLASSRGYLEIAGNGQVPQPTTQNQHAHQTSPLCSKYTDQSLLSFCSNMSEASGPNIDRIRDQHRWSDSEYCHLAYELHNLQQHHEQHP, from the exons ATGGAAATTCAT AGGAATGCAGATATCGACCGGATCCAGGAATTGATGTATAAAACGCTCCACCTGGAAAGCCAGCGTTGTAATAATGGGAATGTCGTGACAACAG GATGGTGCCCCGAGATTTGGGACGAGATACTGTGCTGGAACTCAACGCCACCCGGACAACTGGTAGTTCAGCACTGTCCCTTTTACTTCGTGGGTTTCGACGGTCAC GCATTTGCATCGAGGCAATGCATGTCGAGTGGTCAGTGGTATTGGAACTCCAAGACTCAAAATACATGGAGCAATTACAGCCAGTGCTACCCGGAACAACTCGTCACCGTCTTGATGAATATAACGGATATGCAGGCAAACAACGTTACTCTCCTAAAG AAATTCTTCCCGGTTGTGAAGACCATCTCAAAACTTGGTTACACGATCTCGCTGTTCACTCTCATCATTGCGTTCTGCATTTTGGCTACTATCAA TTTGTCTCCCATCGGACGTAGGAAATTGCGATGTCCACggaatatattacacatgcaCCTGTTCGCCTCGTTCGTGATGCGAGCCTTCATGGCGCTACTGAAGGACATGCTCTTCGTGTACGGCATCGGACTGGCGGACGTCCTCATCAAAGACGGCGATAATTACTGGCTGGTTGACGAGAAGGAGAACAATTGGCACTGCAAGATGTTCACCAGTCTATGGCAGTACTTTATCCTGGCCAACTATTTCTGGATCCTGATGGAGGGTATATACTTGCACAATCTGATCTTCCTCGCGCTCTTAACAGACACCAATTCCAGTATCGCCCGTTACGTCGCCTCCGGATGGG GTCTGCCTGCTGTGTTTGTCTTACCTTGGGTAATTTCGAGGATTATACTTGAGGATACATATTGCTGGACGACCAATGTAAAACCTTACCTGTTTCTGTTCATACGGGTACCAACGATGGCCACTATTCTG ATCAATTTCGTGCTATTTATCAACATCGTGAGGGTACTGCTGATGAAACTCAAGTCCACCATGTCGGAGGAAACGGAAAGATACAA aCGGTGGGCCAGAAGCACGTTAGTCCTGGTGCCGCTCTTCGGAGTCCATTACGCGTTTTTCCTCGGGATGTCATATAGCATTGGCATGGATGAAAACGTGGAGGCCGTGTGGCTCTTTTGTGATCAATTGTTTGCATCTTTTCAG GGCTTCTTTGTGGCGGTACTTTTCTGTTTCCTAAATGGCGAAGTGAGGACTGAAGTGTCGAGGACATTTCGTAGCAAGTGGCCGCGCATCCGTGGCATACGATGGGGCCCGAGGCAGTCGACACACTCGGTCAGCACATGCAGTTGCAATAACGTCTCAAAGTCTGGCGATCGGCGATACTCAAGAATGCCCAAATGGTGGAAGTCCAGTTGGAAGACGCCGTCCTTCCTGTTCCAAGATCGCAGCATTCGTCGGTCCACCCACTCGATGGCGAGTACACAAG ATGTTGGAACGAGAGGAGGTAGTTTAGCGAGCAGCAGGGGCTACCTAGAGATTGCCGGCAACGGCCAGGTGCCGCAGCCGACGACACAGAATCAACACGCTCATCAAACGTCGCCCCTCTGCAGCAAGTACACGGATCAATCGCTGCTCTCCTTCTGCTCGAAC ATGTCGGAAGCGTCAGGGCCAAACATCGATAGGATCCGCGACCAGCATCGATGGAGCGACTCTGAATACTGTCATCTCGCGTACGAGTTGCACAATCTGCAGCAGCATCATGAACAGCATCCGTGA
- the LOC105275377 gene encoding secretin receptor isoform X2 produces the protein MEIHRNADIDRIQELMYKTLHLESQRCNNGNVVTTGWCPEIWDEILCWNSTPPGQLVVQHCPFYFVGFDGHAFASRQCMSSGQWYWNSKTQNTWSNYSQCYPEQLVTVLMNITDMQANNVTLLKKFFPVVKTISKLGYTISLFTLIIAFCILATIKKLRCPRNILHMHLFASFVMRAFMALLKDMLFVYGIGLADVLIKDGDNYWLVDEKENNWHCKMFTSLWQYFILANYFWILMEGIYLHNLIFLALLTDTNSSIARYVASGWGLPAVFVLPWVISRIILEDTYCWTTNVKPYLFLFIRVPTMATILINFVLFINIVRVLLMKLKSTMSEETERYKRWARSTLVLVPLFGVHYAFFLGMSYSIGMDENVEAVWLFCDQLFASFQGFFVAVLFCFLNGEVRTEVSRTFRSKWPRIRGIRWGPRQSTHSVSTCSCNNVSKSGDRRYSRMPKWWKSSWKTPSFLFQDRSIRRSTHSMASTQDVGTRGGSLASSRGYLEIAGNGQVPQPTTQNQHAHQTSPLCSKYTDQSLLSFCSNMSEASGPNIDRIRDQHRWSDSEYCHLAYELHNLQQHHEQHP, from the exons ATGGAAATTCAT AGGAATGCAGATATCGACCGGATCCAGGAATTGATGTATAAAACGCTCCACCTGGAAAGCCAGCGTTGTAATAATGGGAATGTCGTGACAACAG GATGGTGCCCCGAGATTTGGGACGAGATACTGTGCTGGAACTCAACGCCACCCGGACAACTGGTAGTTCAGCACTGTCCCTTTTACTTCGTGGGTTTCGACGGTCAC GCATTTGCATCGAGGCAATGCATGTCGAGTGGTCAGTGGTATTGGAACTCCAAGACTCAAAATACATGGAGCAATTACAGCCAGTGCTACCCGGAACAACTCGTCACCGTCTTGATGAATATAACGGATATGCAGGCAAACAACGTTACTCTCCTAAAG AAATTCTTCCCGGTTGTGAAGACCATCTCAAAACTTGGTTACACGATCTCGCTGTTCACTCTCATCATTGCGTTCTGCATTTTGGCTACTATCAA GAAATTGCGATGTCCACggaatatattacacatgcaCCTGTTCGCCTCGTTCGTGATGCGAGCCTTCATGGCGCTACTGAAGGACATGCTCTTCGTGTACGGCATCGGACTGGCGGACGTCCTCATCAAAGACGGCGATAATTACTGGCTGGTTGACGAGAAGGAGAACAATTGGCACTGCAAGATGTTCACCAGTCTATGGCAGTACTTTATCCTGGCCAACTATTTCTGGATCCTGATGGAGGGTATATACTTGCACAATCTGATCTTCCTCGCGCTCTTAACAGACACCAATTCCAGTATCGCCCGTTACGTCGCCTCCGGATGGG GTCTGCCTGCTGTGTTTGTCTTACCTTGGGTAATTTCGAGGATTATACTTGAGGATACATATTGCTGGACGACCAATGTAAAACCTTACCTGTTTCTGTTCATACGGGTACCAACGATGGCCACTATTCTG ATCAATTTCGTGCTATTTATCAACATCGTGAGGGTACTGCTGATGAAACTCAAGTCCACCATGTCGGAGGAAACGGAAAGATACAA aCGGTGGGCCAGAAGCACGTTAGTCCTGGTGCCGCTCTTCGGAGTCCATTACGCGTTTTTCCTCGGGATGTCATATAGCATTGGCATGGATGAAAACGTGGAGGCCGTGTGGCTCTTTTGTGATCAATTGTTTGCATCTTTTCAG GGCTTCTTTGTGGCGGTACTTTTCTGTTTCCTAAATGGCGAAGTGAGGACTGAAGTGTCGAGGACATTTCGTAGCAAGTGGCCGCGCATCCGTGGCATACGATGGGGCCCGAGGCAGTCGACACACTCGGTCAGCACATGCAGTTGCAATAACGTCTCAAAGTCTGGCGATCGGCGATACTCAAGAATGCCCAAATGGTGGAAGTCCAGTTGGAAGACGCCGTCCTTCCTGTTCCAAGATCGCAGCATTCGTCGGTCCACCCACTCGATGGCGAGTACACAAG ATGTTGGAACGAGAGGAGGTAGTTTAGCGAGCAGCAGGGGCTACCTAGAGATTGCCGGCAACGGCCAGGTGCCGCAGCCGACGACACAGAATCAACACGCTCATCAAACGTCGCCCCTCTGCAGCAAGTACACGGATCAATCGCTGCTCTCCTTCTGCTCGAAC ATGTCGGAAGCGTCAGGGCCAAACATCGATAGGATCCGCGACCAGCATCGATGGAGCGACTCTGAATACTGTCATCTCGCGTACGAGTTGCACAATCTGCAGCAGCATCATGAACAGCATCCGTGA
- the LOC105275377 gene encoding secretin receptor isoform X3, whose amino-acid sequence MEIHRNADIDRIQELMYKTLHLESQRCNNGNVVTTGWCPEIWDEILCWNSTPPGQLVVQHCPFYFVGFDGHAFASRQCMSSGQWYWNSKTQNTWSNYSQCYPEQLVTVLMNITDMQANNVTLLKKFFPVVKTISKLGYTISLFTLIIAFCILATINLSPIGRRKLRCPRNILHMHLFASFVMRAFMALLKDMLFVYGIGLADVLIKDGDNYWLVDEKENNWHCKMFTSLWQYFILANYFWILMEGIYLHNLIFLALLTDTNSSIARYVASGWGLPAVFVLPWVISRIILEDTYCWTTNVKPYLFLFIRVPTMATILINFVLFINIVRVLLMKLKSTMSEETERYKRWARSTLVLVPLFGVHYAFFLGMSYSIGMDENVEAVWLFCDQLFASFQGFFVAVLFCFLNGEVRTEVSRTFRSKWPRIRGIRWGPRQSTHSVSTCSCNNVSKSGDRRYSRMPKWWKSSWKTPSFLFQDRSIRRSTHSMASTQDVGTRGGSLASSRGYLEIAGNGQVPQPTTQNQHAHQTSPLCSKYTDQSLLSFCSNVSAFVTRILAPRLQ is encoded by the exons ATGGAAATTCAT AGGAATGCAGATATCGACCGGATCCAGGAATTGATGTATAAAACGCTCCACCTGGAAAGCCAGCGTTGTAATAATGGGAATGTCGTGACAACAG GATGGTGCCCCGAGATTTGGGACGAGATACTGTGCTGGAACTCAACGCCACCCGGACAACTGGTAGTTCAGCACTGTCCCTTTTACTTCGTGGGTTTCGACGGTCAC GCATTTGCATCGAGGCAATGCATGTCGAGTGGTCAGTGGTATTGGAACTCCAAGACTCAAAATACATGGAGCAATTACAGCCAGTGCTACCCGGAACAACTCGTCACCGTCTTGATGAATATAACGGATATGCAGGCAAACAACGTTACTCTCCTAAAG AAATTCTTCCCGGTTGTGAAGACCATCTCAAAACTTGGTTACACGATCTCGCTGTTCACTCTCATCATTGCGTTCTGCATTTTGGCTACTATCAA TTTGTCTCCCATCGGACGTAGGAAATTGCGATGTCCACggaatatattacacatgcaCCTGTTCGCCTCGTTCGTGATGCGAGCCTTCATGGCGCTACTGAAGGACATGCTCTTCGTGTACGGCATCGGACTGGCGGACGTCCTCATCAAAGACGGCGATAATTACTGGCTGGTTGACGAGAAGGAGAACAATTGGCACTGCAAGATGTTCACCAGTCTATGGCAGTACTTTATCCTGGCCAACTATTTCTGGATCCTGATGGAGGGTATATACTTGCACAATCTGATCTTCCTCGCGCTCTTAACAGACACCAATTCCAGTATCGCCCGTTACGTCGCCTCCGGATGGG GTCTGCCTGCTGTGTTTGTCTTACCTTGGGTAATTTCGAGGATTATACTTGAGGATACATATTGCTGGACGACCAATGTAAAACCTTACCTGTTTCTGTTCATACGGGTACCAACGATGGCCACTATTCTG ATCAATTTCGTGCTATTTATCAACATCGTGAGGGTACTGCTGATGAAACTCAAGTCCACCATGTCGGAGGAAACGGAAAGATACAA aCGGTGGGCCAGAAGCACGTTAGTCCTGGTGCCGCTCTTCGGAGTCCATTACGCGTTTTTCCTCGGGATGTCATATAGCATTGGCATGGATGAAAACGTGGAGGCCGTGTGGCTCTTTTGTGATCAATTGTTTGCATCTTTTCAG GGCTTCTTTGTGGCGGTACTTTTCTGTTTCCTAAATGGCGAAGTGAGGACTGAAGTGTCGAGGACATTTCGTAGCAAGTGGCCGCGCATCCGTGGCATACGATGGGGCCCGAGGCAGTCGACACACTCGGTCAGCACATGCAGTTGCAATAACGTCTCAAAGTCTGGCGATCGGCGATACTCAAGAATGCCCAAATGGTGGAAGTCCAGTTGGAAGACGCCGTCCTTCCTGTTCCAAGATCGCAGCATTCGTCGGTCCACCCACTCGATGGCGAGTACACAAG ATGTTGGAACGAGAGGAGGTAGTTTAGCGAGCAGCAGGGGCTACCTAGAGATTGCCGGCAACGGCCAGGTGCCGCAGCCGACGACACAGAATCAACACGCTCATCAAACGTCGCCCCTCTGCAGCAAGTACACGGATCAATCGCTGCTCTCCTTCTGCTCGAACGTGAGTGCCTTCGTTACGCGAATATTGGCGCCACGTCTCCAATAA
- the LOC105275376 gene encoding protein SCO1 homolog, mitochondrial, which yields MSTLILRSLLSLNKNPSNVLTKFRYINTSRVCEQSAVPKKPSKEIKTPPITWKNLLISSVIGGGILLYLNYLRDQKDKTLAKERRRELGKAKIGGKFELIDTNGKTVKSDDFLGQWVMIYFGFTHCPDVCPDEIEKMTNVVNNLEKEHNFKIQPIFISVDPERDTPTVVGKYLKEFSDKIIGLTGSIEQVGQACKAYRVYYSNGPKDQDEDYIVDHTIIIYLVDPEGLFVDYYGQTHDVEKIVTSIIVNKLKYDNLKDNPSWVPSFSMKGLL from the exons ATGTCAACGTTAATATTAAGATCTCTTCtgtcattaaataaaaatccgaGCAATGTTTTAACAAAG TTTAGGTATATAAATACTTCAAGAGTATGTGAACAATCTGCTGTACCAAAGAAACCATCGAAGGAAATTAAAACACCGCCAATCACGTGGAAAAACCTGCTAATTTCCAGTGTCATAGGTGGTggcattttgttatatttgaattatttgaGAGATCAAAAAGATAAGACTCTAGCAAAGGAAAGAAGACGAGAATTGGGCAAGGCTAAGATTGGTGGCAAATTCGAGCTGATAGATACCAATGGGAAAACGGTAAAATCCGATGATTTCCTAGGACAATGGGTGATGATATACTTTGGGTTCACCCACTGTCCAGATGTCTGTCCCGATGAAATCGAGAAAATGACAAACGTAGTGAATAATCTTG AGAAGGAGCACAATTTCAAAATACAACCAATTTTCATATCGGTGGATCCGGAGAGAGATACACCCACCGTCGTCGGGAAGTATCTGAAAGAGTTCTCCGATAAGATTATTGGCCTCACCGGCAGCATAGAGCAAGTAGGACAAGCCTGCAAAGCGTACAGAGTCTACTATAGCAACGGTCCTAAAGACCAAGATGAGGACTATATC GTCGATCACACTATCATCATATATTTGGTGGACCCAGAAGGCTTGTTCGTCGATTACTACGGACAGACGCACGACGTAGAAAAGATTGTGACCAGCATCATTGTAAACAAATTGAAGTACGATAATCTGAAAGATAATCCTTCCTGGGTACCTTCGTTCTCGATGAAGGGACTGTTATAA
- the LOC105275378 gene encoding prefoldin subunit 1: protein MTRVPDQDLKQAFSKLHEKMVDTKQKLKLADIQIDKLRRTKQRAVLITKEVGGIPKDIRMYESIGRMFYLEDVSKIKNGLDNTMKTADEKIKTLENNKSYLQRSLKESEDEIREMIQQRLNKEASG, encoded by the coding sequence ATGACAAGGGTGCCGGATCAGGACTTGAAGCAAGCTTTCTCGAAGCTGCACGAGAAGATGGTGGATACCAAGCAGAAGCTGAAGTTGGCTGATATACAGATTGATAAGCTACGGCGTACGAAACAACGCGCGGTGCTAATCACAAAGGAAGTCGGTGGCATCCCCAAAGACATAAGGATGTATGAATCTATCGGTCGAATGTTTTATCTGGAGGACGTGAGCAAGATTAAGAACGGCTTGGACAACACAATGAAAACAGCCGATGAGAAGATCAAGACACTGGAAAATAACAAGAGTTACTTGCAACGAAGTTTAAAAGAGAGCGAAGATGAAATCAGAGAGATGATTCAACAGAGACTAAATAAGGAGGCTTCTGGATAG
- the LOC105275384 gene encoding nuclear RNA export factor 1: MLSPTQAGGSQASWEPHRLTYLKPSFESHEMALASRKDLWHKFIIFNGAQYSRTDILRAVINTCEPAVLIPIMYTVEKNGMSTFLAKSTGNTIENIVKQGMCITLPGGQELQMDIILGFLGSQELQLNANKAIAQALHTRYEPMKKVFNLDDFENEKLLGTIFCPISIPKMLDLVLRCSKMGIMGNNWEAKLPVRELSLKYNKLTAIILFDKFFNYHLTKLDLRYNQILDVEYLRYFCEFKISELWLDGNPLCTRYANSQEYIQAIKNVFPHLQKLDGVVIGMEKKFVPNIQNNYLGDGTRISLIKQFIRHFFTLYDQKDRIVMNGLYDRNALYSMTLGTMTNYVHKEIFKTLSTNRNLLKFVDYAKCHEYLFWGPEDIITALQQQPATVHNFRTFHIDLLNEEDNHVAISVQGLFSYRISSCPPMLFNRTFIIVRKEDNEYCIVNDQYYINGLLNDVKLDQRLVPKFTPTMLSVSEKEQLIRFLRELTTMNVRYCYKYLQDAEWDIRSAITTFMKNYTVNDVSPEAFQ; this comes from the coding sequence ATGTTATCGCCAACGCAAGCAGGAGGAAGCCAAGCGTCGTGGGAACCGCACCGGCTCACGTATTTAAAACCATCCTTCGAGAGTCACGAGATGGCTCTTGCGAGTCGTAAGGATCTGTGGCACAAATTCATCATCTTCAACGGCGCCCAGTATAGCCGGACTGATATTTTGCGGGCGGTAATTAACACGTGCGAGCCGGCAGTTCTGATACCGATTATGTACACTGTCGAGAAGAATGGCATGAGTACGTTTCTAGCGAAGTCGACTGGCAACACCATAGAGAATATAGTGAAACAGGGAATGTGCATTACACTACCGGGTGGTCAGGAGTTACAGATGGACATTATACTGGGATTCCTTGGCTCGCAGGAGCTGCAGCTGAATGCAAACAAGGCAATAGCACAGGCACTGCACACCAGGTACGAGCCGATGAAGAAGGTGTTCAATTTAGACGACTTTGAGAACGAGAAATTGCTAGGCACAATATTCTGCCCTATTTCGATACCAAAAATGCTGGATTTGGTGCTGCGCTGCAGCAAGATGGGCATCATGGGTAACAATTGGGAGGCGAAGCTTCCCGTCCGCGAACTGAGTCTCAAGTACAACAAGCTCACAGCCATCATACTGTTCGACAAGTTCTTCAACTATCATCTGACCAAGTTGGACCTGCGGTACAATCAGATCTTGGACGTGGAGTACCTACGCTACTTCTGCGAGTTCAAGATAAGCGAGCTTTGGTTGGATGGCAATCCGCTGTGTACCAGATACGCGAACTCGCAGGAATACATACAAGCCATAAAGAACGTTTTCCCGCACTTGCAGAAGCTGGACGGCGTCGTCATCGGGATGGAGAAGAAATTCGTGCCGAATATACAGAACAATTATCTCGGGGACGGCACAAGGATCTCTCTGATCAAACAGTTCATCAGGCATTTCTTCACGTTGTACGATCAGAAGGACAGAATAGTCATGAACGGCCTGTACGACAGAAACGCGTTGTATTCCATGACGTTGGGAACCATGACGAATTACGTACACAAAGAGATTTTTAAGACACTCTCCACAAACAGAAATTTATTGAAGTTCGTCGATTACGCCAAGTGCCACGAATACCTGTTCTGGGGACCCGAGGATATAATTACTGCCCTGCAGCAGCAGCCAGCGACGGTGCACAATTTCAGAACGTTCCACATCGACCTGCTAAACGAGGAGGATAATCATGTAGCTATATCTGTGCAGGGATTATTCTCGTATCGGATATCGTCCTGCCCGCCTATGCTGTTCAACAGGACTTTCATCATCGTGCGAAAAGAGGACAATGAATACTGCATTGTCAACGATCAGTACTACATTAACGGTTTACTTAATGATGTGAAACTTGATCAGAGACTCGTGCCAAAATTTACGCCGACCATGCTCAGCGTGTCGGAAAAGGAACAGCTGATCCGATTTCTACGTGAGCTCACTACGATGAATGTGCGATACTGTTACAAGTATCTTCAGGACGCAGAATGGGACATAAGAAGCGCGATTACCACGTTCATGAAGAACTATACAGTTAACGATGTGTCACCAGAGGCTTTCCAATAG